A window of Ketobacter sp. MCCC 1A13808 contains these coding sequences:
- the pilB gene encoding type IV-A pilus assembly ATPase PilB encodes MNTAFNLSGLAKKLLNEGLVQEETIKTASETAQKQKIPLVTYLVQNSILSARAIANAAAEEFGTPIIELDALSPDALPKELVNEKLVRKHRALPIFKRGTRLYIAVVDPTNLQALDEIKFNTGLNTEAVIVDEDKLDRAIDKYLESQDSGFSDLGDSDLDDLDIEAGTEEDSKDVAADAADDAPIVRFVNKILLDAIKLGASDIHFEPYEKAYRIRLRADGILQEVARPPINFATKLAARLKVMSQLDISERRIPQDGRIKLKISKTRAIDFRVNTLPTLFGEKIVLRILDPDSAKLGIDALGYEDEQKKLFMNALEQPQGMILVTGPTGSGKTVSLYTGLNILNTPERNISTAEDPAEINLEGINQVNVNNKVGLNFGSALRAFLRQDPDIVMVGEIRDLETAEIAIKAAQTGHLVLSTLHTNSAPETLTRLRNMGVPAFNIATSVSLIIAQRLARRLCKSCKKPVDLPKETLIAEGFKEDEIGSFTIYGPNGCDKCVNGYKGRVGIYEVVKITDSISRIIMEDGNAIEIADAAREAGFNDLRLSGLKKVKDGLTSLEEVNRVTTGH; translated from the coding sequence ATGAATACAGCATTTAATCTAAGTGGCTTAGCTAAAAAGCTTCTAAACGAAGGTTTAGTCCAAGAGGAAACTATTAAAACGGCATCTGAAACTGCCCAAAAGCAAAAAATCCCTCTAGTAACGTATTTAGTTCAGAACAGTATTCTCTCGGCAAGAGCTATAGCAAATGCAGCAGCAGAAGAGTTTGGTACTCCTATTATAGAACTTGATGCCCTATCTCCTGATGCACTACCTAAGGAATTAGTGAACGAGAAGCTTGTACGGAAGCACAGGGCGCTACCCATTTTCAAACGAGGCACGCGCTTATATATCGCTGTTGTTGATCCCACAAACCTCCAAGCATTGGATGAAATCAAGTTCAATACCGGGCTTAACACAGAGGCGGTGATAGTCGATGAGGATAAATTAGATAGGGCAATCGACAAATACCTGGAAAGCCAAGATTCAGGATTTAGTGATCTGGGTGATTCTGATCTAGATGACCTGGATATTGAAGCTGGCACTGAAGAGGACAGTAAGGATGTCGCAGCAGATGCTGCAGATGATGCTCCGATTGTCCGTTTCGTGAACAAGATATTACTAGATGCGATCAAACTTGGAGCCTCTGATATCCACTTCGAGCCATATGAGAAAGCATACAGAATCAGGCTGCGTGCCGATGGCATACTGCAAGAAGTCGCCCGCCCTCCCATCAACTTTGCGACTAAGCTAGCTGCCCGACTAAAGGTTATGTCGCAGCTGGATATATCTGAAAGACGAATCCCTCAAGATGGTCGTATAAAACTGAAAATTTCAAAAACCCGTGCTATTGATTTCCGGGTAAATACACTACCGACTCTATTCGGTGAAAAAATTGTACTGCGGATTCTGGACCCAGATAGCGCTAAGTTAGGTATAGATGCGCTTGGGTACGAAGATGAACAGAAAAAGCTTTTCATGAATGCCCTTGAACAACCTCAAGGGATGATACTGGTGACGGGCCCCACCGGTTCGGGCAAAACTGTTTCGCTATACACTGGTCTCAATATCCTAAACACCCCGGAGCGCAATATATCAACTGCCGAAGATCCTGCTGAAATCAATCTGGAAGGCATTAATCAAGTCAACGTTAACAACAAAGTGGGCCTGAACTTTGGTTCCGCTTTGCGGGCATTTCTACGACAAGACCCCGACATCGTCATGGTGGGGGAGATTCGAGACCTGGAAACAGCAGAAATCGCCATCAAAGCGGCTCAAACCGGGCACCTGGTGTTATCAACCCTCCACACCAATAGCGCCCCCGAAACCTTAACCCGCTTACGCAACATGGGGGTGCCCGCGTTTAACATTGCAACCTCTGTTTCACTGATTATTGCCCAGCGGCTGGCCCGGCGACTGTGCAAATCCTGTAAAAAGCCCGTGGATCTGCCTAAAGAGACGCTTATAGCTGAAGGTTTTAAAGAAGATGAAATAGGATCCTTTACCATCTATGGACCCAATGGTTGTGACAAATGTGTGAACGGGTACAAGGGTCGGGTGGGTATTTATGAGGTCGTTAAGATAACGGATTCTATTTCAAGGATTATAATGGAAGATGGTAATGCAATTGAGATTGCAGACGCTGCTCGCGAAGCAGGTTTCAACGACCTCCGTCTAAGCGGTTTAAAGAAAGTCAAAGATGGTCTTACCAGCCTTGAAGAAGTTAACCGAGTAACAACGGGACATTAA
- the asnB gene encoding asparagine synthase (glutamine-hydrolyzing), with protein sequence MCGVLFSYQTSPSQEFQKNANFALSKLSHRGPDASEIIFKNNWAIGHTRLSIIDLESSKQPMSSPGGRQLLSFNGEIYNYKQLKSDLAKRWNFKTNGDTEVILAGICLEGPKFIEKLDGMWAFVFWNVDEQKLIASRDRLGKKPLYYVNNRSSISFSSELPALYCIEPYSFSHSHTSTEEFLKYGFCLPGKTMYKQVFEVKPGEFCTWSPTQKLRFDRYWKLKKRNNTTLEINEVKYETANLLEKAVEKRLIADVEVGSFLSGGIDSSIVSQLACKLSPQKIKTFNIKFLDSGFDESQYARLVANHLETEHFEFEIRNLSPENMSELVEKNIGQPFGDPSILAVAALCKHTALNVKVALSGDGADELFSGYQRYQAKILIKWYSNLPKTMKTCVHNFLKSLPDSYAHHSKSIVKKSKLFLELANSGEFNRGYIAPITIDEKMLSELLPDTYRSPDPTLFESEQTLSDMMYEDLSCYLPQDILAKADRASMAHSLEIRTPFLDRDLVEYITQLDLAKIRSNFSGKRLLKDTFSNNIPNKIIRRRKQGFSSPIYSWFLGEAAVELESLCSNLDTTIRKEKVMDIIGEHKSKKADRSLQLWNIYSYLKWIESKHP encoded by the coding sequence ATGTGTGGAGTACTTTTTAGCTATCAAACTAGCCCTTCCCAAGAATTCCAAAAAAATGCCAATTTCGCTCTAAGCAAATTGAGCCATCGCGGTCCTGATGCTAGTGAAATTATTTTTAAAAATAACTGGGCTATTGGCCATACACGACTCTCAATAATAGACCTAGAAAGCAGTAAGCAGCCTATGTCCTCACCTGGAGGGCGTCAGTTACTAAGCTTCAATGGCGAGATATATAACTACAAACAACTCAAGTCCGATTTAGCTAAACGGTGGAACTTTAAAACCAATGGTGATACTGAGGTAATTTTAGCGGGAATATGCCTCGAAGGTCCTAAATTTATTGAAAAACTGGACGGAATGTGGGCATTCGTCTTTTGGAATGTTGACGAACAAAAGCTAATTGCTTCACGAGATAGACTTGGAAAAAAACCCTTATACTACGTAAACAATCGTTCATCCATATCATTCTCCTCAGAGTTACCCGCCCTATACTGCATAGAGCCGTATTCATTCTCACACTCCCATACATCTACTGAAGAGTTTCTAAAATATGGATTTTGCTTACCAGGAAAAACAATGTACAAGCAGGTTTTCGAAGTCAAACCAGGAGAATTCTGCACATGGTCCCCAACACAAAAACTAAGGTTCGATCGCTATTGGAAACTGAAAAAAAGAAATAACACCACACTTGAAATAAATGAAGTGAAGTATGAAACAGCCAATCTTCTTGAAAAAGCTGTTGAAAAGAGATTAATTGCTGATGTAGAGGTGGGTTCCTTTTTATCTGGAGGCATTGATTCTTCCATTGTATCTCAACTCGCATGCAAGCTTTCACCTCAGAAAATTAAAACATTCAATATTAAATTTTTAGATTCTGGATTTGACGAAAGCCAATACGCTCGTTTGGTCGCTAATCACTTAGAAACAGAGCACTTCGAGTTCGAAATTCGAAATCTTTCGCCTGAAAACATGAGTGAATTAGTTGAGAAAAACATAGGTCAACCATTCGGCGATCCATCAATACTCGCAGTAGCTGCTTTATGTAAACATACAGCTCTAAATGTAAAGGTAGCACTATCTGGAGATGGAGCCGATGAGCTTTTCTCAGGCTACCAGCGGTATCAGGCAAAAATTCTAATTAAATGGTATTCCAACTTACCAAAGACAATGAAGACATGCGTCCACAATTTCCTAAAATCGCTCCCAGATTCCTACGCCCATCACAGCAAAAGTATAGTAAAAAAATCTAAGCTTTTCTTAGAATTAGCCAACTCAGGCGAATTTAACCGAGGATATATAGCACCTATTACTATAGATGAAAAAATGCTATCTGAACTCTTACCAGACACCTACAGGAGCCCAGATCCAACACTGTTTGAATCAGAGCAAACTCTGAGTGACATGATGTACGAAGATTTGAGCTGCTATCTACCACAAGACATACTTGCGAAAGCTGATCGAGCTTCAATGGCTCATTCCCTAGAAATCAGGACACCGTTTCTGGACCGAGATTTGGTGGAGTATATCACGCAACTCGACTTAGCAAAAATAAGGAGCAACTTCAGCGGAAAGCGTCTTCTCAAAGACACATTCTCAAACAACATCCCGAATAAAATAATACGTCGAAGGAAACAAGGGTTTTCATCACCAATATATAGCTGGTTTCTAGGTGAAGCAGCGGTGGAATTGGAAAGTCTCTGTTCGAACCTTGACACGACAATACGAAAAGAAAAAGTTATGGATATCATCGGAGAACACAAGTCGAAAAAAGCAGATCGAAGCTTGCAGCTATGGAACATTTACTCCTACCTAAAGTGGATTGAGTCTAAACACCCATGA
- a CDS encoding glycosyltransferase family 2 protein: MKNTGEDLSVIIPAKNEESGLRKVLPLLKEILPHAEIIVVNDGSTDATAAISMKYGATKVVSHPYSKGNGAAIKTGARNATRETVLCMDADSQHDPSKIHMLIGKYYEGYHMVVGARRRESQASFARAFGNGLYNRLASWVVGHKIQDLTSGFRVVNRKKFLSFIDLLPNGFSYPTTITMAFFKVGYSVGYVEVPVYKRLGKSHLSVVKDGFRFFLIIFKIATLHSPLKIFIPFALAHLVAGLGYYLYTYLAFYQFRNMSLLMISLGTVIFLMGLLSEQITALYYKDKI; the protein is encoded by the coding sequence ATGAAAAATACTGGGGAAGACTTATCGGTAATAATTCCAGCAAAAAACGAGGAGTCTGGACTGAGAAAAGTATTGCCTTTGTTGAAAGAAATATTGCCTCATGCAGAAATCATCGTTGTGAATGATGGCTCCACAGACGCAACTGCGGCTATATCTATGAAGTATGGAGCGACCAAAGTAGTAAGCCATCCGTATTCTAAAGGAAATGGGGCTGCTATCAAAACAGGAGCAAGAAATGCAACCCGTGAAACAGTTTTATGCATGGATGCGGACTCTCAGCATGACCCGTCAAAAATCCACATGTTGATTGGGAAATACTACGAGGGCTATCATATGGTTGTTGGAGCTAGGCGGCGTGAATCACAAGCTTCTTTTGCAAGGGCTTTTGGGAACGGGCTGTATAATAGGCTAGCCTCATGGGTTGTCGGCCATAAAATACAAGACTTGACCTCTGGTTTTCGGGTTGTTAACCGGAAGAAGTTCCTCAGCTTTATCGACCTATTACCGAATGGGTTCTCATACCCTACCACAATAACTATGGCGTTCTTCAAAGTAGGATATAGTGTTGGTTATGTTGAGGTTCCGGTTTATAAAAGGTTAGGAAAAAGTCATTTATCAGTTGTGAAAGATGGATTTCGATTTTTTTTAATTATCTTCAAAATAGCTACTCTCCATTCACCTCTTAAAATATTTATCCCGTTCGCGCTTGCCCATCTGGTCGCTGGATTGGGTTACTACCTTTATACATATTTAGCTTTCTACCAATTTAGGAATATGAGTTTGCTAATGATTTCATTAGGTACGGTCATATTTCTAATGGGATTATTATCTGAGCAGATCACAGCATTATATTATAAGGATAAGATATAA
- a CDS encoding pilin encodes MKKQVQQGFTLIELMIVVAIIGILAAVAIPAYQDYTVRAKVSEGLSLAAAAKTAVAETWASEGRFMASNASIGLPSATSIRGNAVRSVGQAGGVITITMAATGLPTNVQGDQYQLSAMTTAGGIQWVCQTTNIEAKYLPSECR; translated from the coding sequence ATGAAGAAGCAAGTACAACAAGGTTTTACTCTAATTGAATTGATGATTGTGGTTGCGATCATCGGTATCCTGGCAGCAGTTGCCATTCCTGCGTACCAAGATTACACAGTCCGGGCGAAAGTTTCCGAAGGCTTGAGTTTGGCTGCAGCGGCTAAGACAGCTGTAGCAGAGACCTGGGCATCTGAAGGCAGATTTATGGCTTCGAATGCATCGATTGGTCTACCATCTGCTACTTCGATACGTGGCAATGCGGTCAGAAGTGTTGGTCAAGCTGGTGGCGTCATCACTATTACGATGGCTGCGACGGGTCTACCAACAAATGTGCAAGGCGATCAGTATCAATTGAGTGCTATGACGACTGCTGGTGGAATTCAGTGGGTATGCCAAACAACTAATATTGAAGCTAAATATTTACCTTCAGAGTGTCGTTAA
- a CDS encoding lysylphosphatidylglycerol synthase domain-containing protein — protein MKYFLLTIKFLIPLTAFAFLAYQSQGYIIDLHGKASFIKPPLLIASIFLLLPVFIMNAFGWHLIVRVFNHDISFSRSLNIWFYSSFTRYIPGVIWPYTTRIKLCTNLGINKYDTTSSMLLENCFLASCSLCVSLPIIGVHLNSTITLIFIVLGFSVLLYTKRILSLLSTFKINNEHIRNIIASFLKLESAHFINIWAFYCLLWLFFSIAFGLFCTSISNFETYEFLTLIQVAMCFPISFAVGFIATITPGGIGIREGTLFSLLILFIDPQDAAVISIASRLWLIFTEVIVGTMLYLANVLRK, from the coding sequence ATGAAATATTTTCTACTCACAATAAAGTTTTTAATTCCCTTAACTGCATTTGCATTTCTAGCATATCAGTCGCAAGGATACATTATCGATCTTCACGGTAAAGCTTCATTTATAAAGCCTCCGTTACTAATAGCGTCAATATTTCTTCTACTTCCGGTATTTATAATGAATGCTTTTGGCTGGCACTTAATTGTCAGAGTATTCAATCACGATATAAGCTTTTCGCGATCTCTCAACATTTGGTTTTACTCATCATTTACTCGCTACATTCCTGGAGTTATTTGGCCTTATACAACTAGAATTAAACTCTGTACTAATTTAGGGATAAACAAATATGACACAACAAGCAGCATGCTACTTGAGAACTGCTTCCTTGCTTCATGCTCACTATGCGTAAGCCTTCCAATTATTGGAGTACACTTGAATAGTACAATTACTCTCATATTTATAGTGCTTGGTTTTAGTGTTTTGCTATATACGAAAAGAATACTTTCACTACTATCTACCTTTAAAATTAACAACGAGCACATCAGAAATATCATCGCGAGCTTTTTAAAGCTAGAATCCGCACATTTCATTAATATTTGGGCATTCTATTGTTTACTCTGGCTTTTCTTTAGTATTGCCTTCGGCTTATTCTGCACATCAATATCAAACTTTGAAACGTATGAATTTCTGACCCTGATTCAAGTAGCAATGTGCTTCCCAATCAGCTTTGCGGTGGGTTTTATTGCCACCATTACTCCGGGAGGCATAGGTATTCGAGAGGGGACGTTATTCTCACTATTAATTCTTTTCATTGACCCACAGGATGCCGCTGTAATTTCAATCGCAAGCAGACTTTGGCTTATATTTACGGAAGTGATCGTTGGTACCATGCTGTATCTAGCAAACGTCTTAAGGAAATAG
- a CDS encoding class I SAM-dependent methyltransferase, producing the protein MDLRFIAETLSVKNLTKKARGLMRYPIHPQWFTRKEASLLRSLREIGENKTVLDIGCADKWIIEHLPATTNYIGLDYPSTADRLYGTKPTVYGSASALPFENESFDRVVLLDVLEHLKEPAKSLSEIHRTLAYNGTLLLRVPFLYPIHDSPHDYSRLTEYGLTSLTESAGFKLVNLYAIGAPLETTALLRNMAISVLILHLIKNRNPFAIFGILLPIYFLLNNLYSYFLSRLVKAGTALPHTYLVTAIKIKDE; encoded by the coding sequence GTGGACCTGAGATTTATTGCAGAAACACTTAGTGTAAAAAATCTCACGAAAAAAGCGCGCGGCCTAATGAGATACCCGATACACCCGCAATGGTTCACTAGAAAAGAGGCCTCTCTACTTCGCAGCCTGAGAGAAATCGGGGAAAACAAGACTGTTCTAGATATTGGATGCGCAGATAAGTGGATTATAGAGCACTTGCCTGCAACGACTAACTACATTGGTCTAGACTACCCTAGCACTGCTGACCGACTGTATGGCACAAAACCTACCGTCTATGGTTCGGCTTCTGCTCTCCCTTTTGAAAATGAAAGCTTTGATCGGGTGGTATTGTTAGATGTACTTGAACATCTTAAAGAACCGGCCAAATCGCTTTCCGAAATACACCGAACTCTGGCCTACAATGGCACACTACTATTGAGAGTGCCATTTCTCTACCCTATACACGATTCACCACATGACTACTCCCGCCTGACTGAATATGGTTTAACTTCCTTGACCGAGTCCGCTGGATTTAAATTAGTTAATCTTTACGCGATTGGTGCACCCCTAGAAACCACCGCGTTACTAAGAAATATGGCGATCAGTGTTCTAATTCTACATCTAATTAAGAATAGAAACCCTTTTGCTATATTTGGCATCTTGCTACCTATATATTTTTTACTTAATAACCTCTATTCTTACTTTTTATCTAGGCTAGTTAAAGCCGGTACCGCACTCCCACACACCTATCTAGTAACTGCGATTAAAATAAAGGATGAGTAA
- a CDS encoding acyltransferase — protein MEANAKRYRQLVAGEYASTRGWITQEALFTLVSGLKGALGYYLRLKLYPLAFKGIAKGTVIGCDVTMRCPAQLKCDIGVIIDDCAQLIGNSSQKISIELGRDTFLRSFAMLNSGPPDGYIRIGRNSSVGQSTIIYGNGGVDIGDNVMIAGQCFIVASSHNYSQSIIPMKEQGHSAYGISIGNNVWIGAGCKILDGVRVGACSVVAANSVVNKDVESGTIVGGVPAKVIGFMPS, from the coding sequence ATGGAAGCTAATGCTAAGAGGTACCGGCAACTTGTTGCTGGTGAATACGCATCCACTCGTGGCTGGATTACACAAGAGGCACTTTTTACTTTAGTTTCGGGATTAAAGGGCGCGTTAGGATATTATTTACGATTAAAGCTATACCCTCTAGCTTTCAAAGGTATAGCCAAAGGCACAGTCATTGGTTGTGATGTAACTATGCGATGCCCCGCTCAGCTTAAATGTGATATTGGCGTCATAATTGACGACTGTGCTCAATTAATAGGGAATTCTTCGCAAAAAATATCTATAGAACTTGGTAGAGATACTTTCTTACGCTCATTTGCGATGCTGAATTCCGGTCCACCCGATGGGTATATTCGTATTGGGCGGAATTCCAGCGTGGGTCAATCAACCATAATTTATGGAAATGGAGGTGTTGATATTGGAGACAATGTTATGATTGCAGGGCAGTGTTTTATAGTTGCATCCAGTCACAATTACAGTCAGTCTATCATTCCAATGAAGGAGCAAGGGCACAGTGCTTACGGAATATCAATTGGCAATAACGTTTGGATTGGCGCTGGTTGTAAGATTTTAGATGGCGTTCGGGTTGGGGCGTGCTCTGTAGTTGCTGCTAATTCAGTAGTAAATAAAGATGTAGAGTCTGGGACTATTGTAGGGGGAGTCCCTGCAAAAGTGATTGGTTTTATGCCATCTTGA
- a CDS encoding radical SAM/SPASM domain-containing protein, translating to MVRKLKLSVRLFLFRLVNWVSRRFFASRLSFSHVEAFLFNNSFRKFINFLHAHYEKYLGKTEVKSFPYLFVFEVTNVCNLKCPFCLTGKGISGGRDVRHMSFDEAKKIIDQVGEYIYMMQLYTWGEPLLNKDIYRIIEYAKSKNIFVMISTNATMLNKVNSEKLVNSGIDYVMVAVDGGSNETYEKYRVGGNYEKVLENVKNLVNARRTLSKVHPFVEWQFIVFRHNEHEVKQVEAMCYEMGVNKFTPLPAYVEDESWLPVGDEYKVEVFNPERLMNCDRPWTHLNVRADDGVAPCCYEFKKEDDFGTLVDDAFRPIWNNHHFRTSRKLIVQKRKGLEVDKEDIICYECLTSGIRPSFIDSPVESSDTGLKIAIKNVG from the coding sequence ATGGTTAGAAAATTGAAGCTTTCTGTGCGCTTATTTTTATTTAGATTGGTAAACTGGGTGTCGCGTCGATTTTTTGCTAGTAGGCTCTCGTTCTCGCATGTAGAAGCTTTTCTGTTTAATAATTCATTTAGAAAATTTATTAACTTTCTGCATGCGCATTACGAGAAATATTTAGGAAAAACTGAGGTTAAGAGCTTCCCTTACTTATTTGTTTTCGAGGTCACAAATGTATGTAATTTAAAATGTCCGTTTTGTTTGACAGGCAAGGGAATATCTGGAGGTAGAGATGTTCGTCACATGAGTTTTGATGAGGCAAAGAAAATTATTGATCAAGTAGGTGAGTATATTTATATGATGCAACTGTACACCTGGGGTGAGCCACTGCTGAATAAAGATATATACAGAATTATTGAATATGCCAAGTCAAAGAACATATTTGTAATGATATCGACGAACGCTACGATGCTCAATAAAGTGAACTCAGAGAAACTAGTTAACAGTGGTATCGATTACGTTATGGTAGCTGTAGATGGTGGATCTAATGAAACATATGAGAAATATAGAGTAGGTGGAAACTACGAAAAAGTTTTGGAGAATGTTAAGAATCTTGTAAACGCTAGGAGAACTTTGAGCAAGGTTCACCCGTTTGTTGAGTGGCAGTTTATTGTGTTTAGACACAATGAGCACGAGGTTAAACAGGTAGAAGCCATGTGCTACGAAATGGGTGTAAATAAATTTACACCACTACCCGCTTACGTCGAAGATGAGAGTTGGTTGCCGGTTGGTGATGAATATAAAGTAGAAGTTTTTAATCCTGAGCGTCTAATGAATTGTGATAGACCATGGACCCATTTAAATGTAAGAGCTGATGATGGAGTTGCTCCTTGCTGCTACGAATTCAAAAAAGAAGATGATTTTGGAACACTTGTTGATGATGCTTTTCGCCCGATCTGGAATAATCATCACTTTAGAACTTCGCGGAAACTAATAGTTCAGAAGCGGAAGGGGCTAGAGGTAGATAAAGAGGACATTATTTGTTACGAGTGTTTGACGAGTGGTATCAGGCCTTCGTTCATTGATTCTCCGGTTGAATCGTCGGATACGGGGCTGAAAATTGCTATTAAAAATGTTGGTTAG
- a CDS encoding class I SAM-dependent methyltransferase, with the protein MEKNYRYQKNLSLQSPILLNAEYKKAKVDKMISVLLDAGALGLKDSVAVDIGCSIGFFAKSLAPYFDTVYGLDIDEYALNMARESPIDNVIFNFADSMRLPFENSSIDLVVCNHVYEHVPDPSRLFMEIKRVLKPEGICYFGAASSLTIIEPHHHLLFLSWLPKRIANKYMKIMGKGGDYYENLFTYWGLKKLISEFHVEDYTLKVIRDPDRFNMRDMIPKNSLLDKTPIWVWKLFYQLLPSYIFVLRVKNNG; encoded by the coding sequence ATGGAAAAGAACTATCGCTACCAAAAAAATTTGTCATTACAATCTCCTATTTTGTTAAACGCTGAGTATAAAAAAGCAAAAGTCGACAAAATGATTTCTGTGTTGCTTGATGCAGGAGCCTTGGGCTTGAAAGATTCTGTAGCTGTTGATATTGGTTGCTCAATTGGTTTCTTCGCTAAATCTTTGGCGCCCTATTTCGATACCGTGTATGGCTTAGATATAGACGAATATGCATTGAATATGGCGCGAGAGAGCCCAATAGATAATGTCATTTTTAACTTCGCTGACTCGATGCGGTTGCCATTCGAGAATTCTAGTATTGATTTAGTTGTATGTAATCACGTTTATGAACATGTACCAGATCCGTCTAGATTATTTATGGAGATTAAGAGGGTTCTCAAGCCGGAAGGTATTTGCTATTTCGGGGCTGCGTCATCGCTTACTATTATAGAGCCTCATCATCACCTTCTTTTTTTGTCGTGGCTGCCCAAGCGCATAGCAAATAAGTATATGAAAATAATGGGAAAGGGGGGAGATTATTATGAGAACCTATTTACTTACTGGGGGCTGAAAAAGTTAATATCCGAATTCCATGTTGAGGACTATACTTTAAAAGTCATTAGAGACCCCGATAGGTTCAATATGCGAGATATGATTCCAAAAAATAGTTTATTGGACAAGACGCCTATATGGGTTTGGAAGCTGTTTTATCAATTGCTGCCATCCTACATATTTGTTTTGCGTGTGAAAAATAATGGTTAG
- a CDS encoding glycosyltransferase family 4 protein: MSTSYPLTNSDISGTFVLKLAQALSEYTSITVITPADDKDECISNSIIDFRYAPRKLQVLAHQPGGIPGALNRSKWNALLFPFFFLSMAANVLRVAFRVDVIHANWSITGVICGLIGKLTNTACITTLRGEDVARLKHSALSRWIAGLCVILNDTTVCVSVSMLKTVVDLWPRYKHKILHIPNGVDVPRGGEPIHKSKRDKQEFRILAVGSLIPRKDFATLIRAVSESNQKKNISVKIIGDGFEKLMLEKLIRDSNMEDRINLAGVLQHDEVLEQMRRSDLFILTSRSEGRPNVLLEAMATGLPVICSDIEGVRELIDNNQNGLLFEKGNHIELTQKIEFLLSDSKQRVNLGINATKKISESGLTWQSSAEQYFQLYKRIVK; the protein is encoded by the coding sequence GTGTCGACCTCTTACCCCCTCACAAACAGCGATATAAGTGGAACATTCGTCCTCAAACTAGCCCAAGCTTTATCAGAGTACACCTCGATCACCGTTATCACCCCAGCGGATGATAAAGACGAATGCATTTCGAACTCAATAATAGATTTTCGGTACGCACCGAGAAAATTACAAGTTCTTGCGCACCAGCCTGGTGGTATCCCTGGAGCACTAAATAGATCTAAATGGAACGCCCTGCTCTTTCCCTTTTTTTTCCTGTCAATGGCGGCCAATGTACTGAGAGTAGCGTTCAGAGTGGACGTAATACATGCAAATTGGTCGATAACAGGTGTAATCTGCGGATTAATTGGCAAGCTCACCAATACCGCATGCATTACGACGCTTAGAGGCGAAGATGTCGCCAGACTAAAACACTCAGCATTATCACGCTGGATCGCGGGTTTGTGCGTCATTTTAAATGATACCACCGTTTGTGTCTCTGTCAGCATGCTTAAAACTGTTGTAGATCTATGGCCAAGGTACAAGCATAAAATACTTCATATACCAAATGGCGTAGATGTTCCTAGAGGTGGAGAACCGATCCACAAAAGCAAAAGGGATAAACAAGAATTTAGAATTTTGGCTGTTGGTAGCCTAATACCCCGAAAAGATTTCGCAACTTTGATACGAGCTGTATCTGAGAGCAATCAGAAAAAAAACATTAGTGTAAAGATTATAGGTGATGGCTTCGAAAAGTTAATGCTCGAAAAGCTTATCCGGGATTCAAACATGGAAGATCGAATAAATTTAGCAGGTGTTCTTCAACACGATGAAGTGCTGGAACAAATGCGGCGCTCAGACCTTTTCATCCTAACGAGCCGAAGTGAGGGTCGACCAAATGTCCTTTTGGAAGCAATGGCTACTGGGCTGCCGGTAATTTGCAGCGATATTGAAGGTGTCAGGGAATTAATAGACAACAACCAAAATGGATTACTATTTGAGAAAGGCAACCATATCGAGCTAACGCAAAAAATTGAATTTCTGCTAAGTGATTCAAAACAGAGAGTCAATTTGGGGATAAATGCTACGAAGAAGATATCTGAATCCGGATTAACATGGCAATCTTCTGCGGAACAATACTTTCAACTGTATAAACGAATAGTGAAGTGA